The Sorangiineae bacterium MSr11954 DNA segment TGCTCCTCCGAGACCAAGTAGGCCGTGGTCTCTTTGGAGTCGTGGCCCACCGTCTCGTCGAGGTAGAGGGCCGCGAGCCCGTTGCCGACGAAGTTGGCCACGCTCTCGTTGAGCGTCGATTGATGGTGCACGAAGAAGGTGGCGTGCGTCATCTCGTGCAGGATGACGTTGGTGAGCGCGCCCAGCGCGTCGTCGCCCCGGTGGATCATGGTGGAGAGCACCGAGTCCTCGAAGTAGCCGGTGGTGGAGTAGGCTTGCGAGCCCCTCACGTCCACGTCCCACCCCTGGCTGCGGATCTCGCGGGCGAAGCGCTGGGCGTCTTTCTTCGCGAACCAGCCGAGGTAGGTGAAGCTGCCCACGACCGGAAATGTCCACGATCGGGAGCGAAAATGGAGCGGGTCGGCCGCGCTCGTGACCCATACCACGGCATCGCGGTCGACCCGCACGTACTTCCTGTAATTCTTGGTGGCTGCCAAGCCATGGCGCTCGCCGAACTGCTTTATCGGAGCGACGTGGGAGAGCAGCCGGCGCGTACGCGCATCGACGCGCTGTTCACGAACCAGCTCCCCGATGTCTCGCGCCCGCACCTGGAGATCGTATTGTCCGACGGCGGCTTGCCGTACGTATGCGAGCTTGGTGCACGAGGTTTGGAAAACAAGGAAAAGCAAGAGCCCGAGCACCCCCAGGTTTTTCGCACGGTGTGCGAATCGAGTGCTTCCGACTTCACGTATGGCAAAAGTCGGATTGGGGGTTCGATGGGCGCTCACGTCAATGGTCGGTTTTACGTCGCTCGCCCGGCCGCCGGCAAGTGCCGAACGGCAGGCATCCACGGTGTGACCTCCCGCTGTGCGGCGACACGGGCCCGGCGCGGGTAAGGGGAAAGGCGCCTTGCTTGCGTGCATCGTGGGGCCGGCGACGTGCGCGGCCCCCGAGGTCAGTAGCGTGTCCCTAAAGCCCCGCCGGCTCCAAGGAGGGGCCCGTGCATCGAGCGCGGGCCCACCCCTCGCCTATGAGCTCTGGAGGGTCAGCGGGGCTTTTGGCGTTCGTGATCCGAGCTCGATCAGAAGTCGCCGCAGCCGTGCGAGCATCCGCACGTCACGCCGGCGGCCGCGCGCGCAACCTTCACGTCCACCACGTCGAGGACGGTGACCTCGATCGCGGCCGCGTCGATGGCGGCGCCGCGGTTGCTCTTGTCTTGCGCGTTGATGATGATCTTCGCGATGCCCAGGTCGATCGTCTGGTTGGGCTCCTGGGTGACCAGGATGGGCCGGCCGTTGACGCTCAGGTTCAGGATTTTCACGCCAGCGGCCGAGTGACCGCGGCCCTTGCTGTCGCACCATGCACGGGCGTCTTCCTCGACCACGTCGGCGCGGATGCCCAATTCGAGCGCGCCACCCTTGCCGAAGAGATCCTTGACGAGGTTGTCCAGGCCGAGATCGCTGAGGATCTGCCGCAGATCGACGGCGAGATCGCCGCCGTGTCCGCTGTCACCGAGCACGTCGCCGAGCAGACCGCCCGCGTAGCCGCCGAAGAGGGCCGCGTTGGCGACCGAAGCGCGGGAGAGCGTCCCCCACTTGGTGCTCTTGGTCGACGCATTGGCCACGCCCGCCTTGAGCAAGGTACCCAAGTTGACCGTCACCAGGCTCTCGGCCAGCTCACCGCCCTTGGACGCGAGCGGCGTGGTGTCGGACAAGAAGACGTTGTCCGAGTAATCGGCGATACCATTCGGCTTGCCAACCTTGACCGTCGCGGCGATGGCGCGACCCGAATAAGACCGAGCCGGAGAGAAATCCCCGTCCGCTGCGCCCGGATCCTGCTGGGCGACCTGGTCACCCAACAGTTCATCGCTCGACGAGCCCCCGGTGTCTCCCGAGGCGCAACCTACGACCCCAAACGACGCCGCAAAGAGTCCGAGAATG contains these protein-coding regions:
- a CDS encoding aminopeptidase, with product MLFLVFQTSCTKLAYVRQAAVGQYDLQVRARDIGELVREQRVDARTRRLLSHVAPIKQFGERHGLAATKNYRKYVRVDRDAVVWVTSAADPLHFRSRSWTFPVVGSFTYLGWFAKKDAQRFAREIRSQGWDVDVRGSQAYSTTGYFEDSVLSTMIHRGDDALGALTNVILHEMTHATFFVHHQSTLNESVANFVGNGLAALYLDETVGHDSKETTAYLVSEEQLRRRGQSMREAYRALEALYASPKPDEEKLAEKAELLARLRATTGFKRPINNATLIQYKTYNSGQEELGALLASCGGSFPRLIRALKTLETAPWPKKQEKDIGRMILPLVQSNACSEERGSASADTWDTPDSATSTW